A portion of the Streptomyces coeruleoprunus genome contains these proteins:
- the lepB gene encoding signal peptidase I: MSGTTRTGGRGRLGSALSGLAVAVGCVLFLGGFAWGAVLYQPYTVPTDSMTPAVTAGDRVLAERIDGADVRRGDVVVFRDAEWGDIPMIKRVVGVDGDTVACCDAGGRLTLNGKPLEEPYLRSQGWGGKEPASPSKFSAKVPAGHLFLLGDQRMSSQDSRVHLQDATHGSVSRGAVTARVDAVVWPWRGTLERPQTFAGLPGGVSSPGPVRLVGWAVAAGAVLILGGAAYGPLTRGRGRRATAVTGRG, encoded by the coding sequence ATGAGCGGAACGACACGTACGGGCGGCCGCGGCCGCCTCGGCAGTGCACTGTCGGGGCTGGCCGTGGCCGTCGGCTGTGTGCTCTTCCTCGGCGGGTTCGCCTGGGGCGCCGTCCTGTACCAGCCGTACACGGTGCCGACCGACTCGATGACCCCGGCCGTCACGGCCGGGGACCGTGTCCTGGCCGAGCGCATCGACGGTGCCGACGTGCGGCGCGGCGACGTCGTCGTCTTCCGGGACGCCGAGTGGGGCGACATCCCCATGATCAAGCGCGTGGTCGGCGTGGACGGCGACACGGTGGCCTGCTGCGACGCCGGCGGCCGGCTCACCCTCAACGGGAAGCCCCTCGAAGAACCGTATCTGCGCTCCCAGGGCTGGGGCGGCAAGGAACCCGCCTCACCCTCGAAGTTCTCCGCGAAGGTTCCCGCAGGGCACCTGTTCCTCCTCGGCGACCAGCGCATGAGCTCCCAGGACTCCCGGGTCCACCTCCAGGACGCCACGCACGGCTCGGTGTCCCGCGGCGCCGTCACCGCGCGCGTGGACGCCGTCGTGTGGCCCTGGCGCGGCACCCTGGAGCGGCCGCAGACGTTCGCCGGACTGCCCGGCGGGGTGTCCAGCCCCGGCCCGGTGCGGCTGGTGGGCTGGGCCGTCGCGGCCGGCGCCGTACTGATCCTCGGGGGAGCGGCGTACGGGCCCCTCACGCGGGGCCGTGGGCGCCGCGCGACGGCGGTGACCGGCCGTGGCTGA
- the lepB gene encoding signal peptidase I, which translates to MAVGARSGHDGPDREPEEIAEPAPGSAGQPPAHATEHIQGNTGRGGTAPGNTEGNTVDNDANNGVSNDDSAADDGEEQPGKQRSFWKELPLLIGIALLLALLIKTFLVQAFSIPSESMMNTLQRGDRVLVDKLTPWFGSEPERGEVVVFHDPGGWLEGEVTPEPNAVQRFLSFIGLMPSSEDKDLIKRVIAVGGDTVSCKKGGKVVLNGKELDETAYLYPGSTPCDDQAFGPIKVPEGRIWVMGDNRQNSLDSRYHQELPGNGTVSNEDVVGRAIVVAWPVGRWATLPVPDIFDQPGLNAAAAAAAGPGALGVAGPGALGLAGALPVVLWRRRRLAERAQA; encoded by the coding sequence TTGGCGGTCGGCGCACGGTCCGGACACGACGGGCCGGACAGAGAGCCCGAGGAGATCGCTGAGCCGGCCCCCGGCTCAGCCGGGCAGCCCCCCGCACACGCGACCGAGCACATCCAGGGCAACACCGGCCGGGGCGGCACCGCCCCGGGCAACACCGAGGGCAACACCGTGGACAACGACGCCAACAACGGCGTGAGCAACGACGACAGCGCGGCCGACGACGGGGAGGAGCAGCCCGGGAAACAGCGCTCCTTCTGGAAGGAGCTGCCGCTGCTGATCGGCATCGCGCTGCTCCTCGCGCTGCTGATCAAGACCTTCCTCGTCCAGGCGTTCTCGATTCCGTCCGAATCGATGATGAACACCCTCCAGCGCGGCGACCGGGTCCTCGTCGACAAACTCACCCCCTGGTTCGGCTCCGAGCCCGAGCGCGGAGAGGTCGTCGTCTTCCACGACCCGGGCGGCTGGCTGGAGGGCGAGGTGACGCCCGAGCCGAACGCCGTGCAGCGGTTCCTCAGCTTCATCGGCCTGATGCCGTCCTCCGAGGACAAGGACCTCATCAAGCGCGTCATCGCCGTCGGCGGCGACACGGTCTCGTGCAAGAAGGGCGGCAAGGTCGTCCTCAACGGCAAGGAACTCGACGAGACCGCCTACCTGTACCCGGGCTCCACGCCCTGCGACGACCAGGCGTTCGGCCCGATCAAGGTGCCCGAGGGCCGCATCTGGGTCATGGGCGACAACCGCCAGAACTCCCTCGACTCCCGCTACCACCAGGAGCTGCCGGGCAACGGCACCGTCTCCAACGAGGACGTCGTCGGCCGCGCCATCGTCGTGGCCTGGCCGGTGGGCCGCTGGGCGACGCTCCCCGTGCCGGACATCTTCGACCAGCCGGGCCTGAACGCGGCGGCAGCGGCGGCGGCCGGGCCGGGCGCCCTGGGCGTGGCCGGGCCGGGCGCCCTGGGCCTCGCCGGCGCGCTGCCGGTGGTGCTGTGGCGACGGCGCCGGCTCGCGGAGCGGGCGCAGGCCTAG
- the lepB gene encoding signal peptidase I codes for MGSRGRRAGHRADTRLPTGSRPTDGRRPLPGRAERRKLARKVKRRRRRSAIKEIPLLITVAVLIALVLKTFLVQAFVIPSGSMEQTIKIDDRVLVDKLTPWFGSRPQRGDVVVFKDPGGWLQKENTPKKDDPFVVEQVKQALTFIGLLPSDDEQDLIKRVVAVGGDTVKCCDADGRVTVNGVPLDEPYLHPGNAPSEIKFNVTVPPGRLFVLGDHRANSADSRFHLEEEFQGTISEEGVVGRAVFIAWPFAHWRGLEQRDTFASVPDAPPGTATALRSSHSVSSRNPEGLKRLPTPAELPLVMGVVGLPLLWGGRVHGVRSGCGGFGGRRTVRTRRAGQRARGDR; via the coding sequence ATGGGTAGCCGCGGGCGGCGCGCCGGCCACCGCGCCGACACCCGCCTGCCCACCGGCTCCCGGCCCACCGACGGCCGCCGGCCCCTCCCCGGACGCGCCGAGCGCCGCAAGCTCGCCCGCAAGGTCAAACGGCGCCGCCGCCGCTCGGCGATCAAGGAGATACCCCTCCTCATCACCGTGGCCGTGCTCATCGCGCTCGTCCTCAAGACCTTCCTGGTGCAGGCGTTCGTCATCCCCTCGGGGTCCATGGAACAGACCATCAAGATCGACGACCGGGTGCTCGTCGACAAGCTCACCCCCTGGTTCGGATCCCGTCCGCAACGCGGCGACGTCGTCGTCTTCAAGGACCCCGGCGGCTGGCTCCAGAAGGAGAACACCCCCAAGAAGGACGACCCGTTCGTCGTCGAACAGGTCAAGCAGGCCCTCACGTTCATCGGCCTGCTCCCCTCCGACGACGAACAGGACCTCATCAAACGCGTCGTCGCCGTCGGCGGAGACACCGTCAAATGCTGTGACGCCGACGGCCGTGTCACGGTCAACGGCGTCCCCCTGGACGAGCCGTACCTGCACCCGGGCAACGCCCCTTCGGAGATCAAGTTCAACGTGACGGTGCCGCCCGGGCGGCTGTTCGTGCTCGGCGACCACCGCGCCAACTCCGCCGACTCGCGGTTCCACCTCGAAGAGGAGTTCCAGGGCACCATCTCCGAAGAGGGCGTCGTCGGACGGGCCGTCTTCATCGCCTGGCCGTTCGCCCACTGGCGCGGGCTCGAACAGCGGGACACCTTCGCCTCCGTACCGGACGCGCCGCCGGGGACCGCGACGGCGCTCCGCTCGTCGCATAGTGTGTCCTCTCGGAATCCCGAAGGATTGAAACGGCTCCCGACCCCTGCGGAACTCCCGCTCGTTATGGGAGTGGTGGGCCTTCCCCTGCTGTGGGGCGGGCGAGTGCACGGAGTGAGGAGTGGATGTGGGGGATTTGGCGGTCGGCGCACGGTCCGGACACGACGGGCCGGACAGAGAGCCCGAGGAGATCGCTGA
- the lepB gene encoding signal peptidase I, with protein MDTEAQHTERDLSSDADTRTEQRPRFALSWRRTGLLALLCAVALLVTGHFVIQPFQIPSGSMEPTLRAGDRVLVNRLAYRFGADPARGDMIVFDGDGSFVQGPGQDTGTDFVKRVVGVGGDRVKCCDKEGRVEVNGVPVAEPYLYPGDTPSQVPFDIVVPQGTLWVMGDHRSQSRDSRDHLGAPGGGMVPVEQVVGRVAWIAWPASRWASLDTPTAFDGVPDVTATGGGHG; from the coding sequence ATGGACACCGAAGCACAGCACACGGAGCGCGACCTCTCCTCCGACGCCGACACGCGTACGGAGCAGAGGCCGCGCTTCGCGCTTTCCTGGCGCCGCACCGGGCTCCTCGCCCTCCTGTGCGCCGTCGCCCTGCTGGTCACCGGCCACTTCGTCATCCAGCCCTTCCAGATCCCCAGCGGATCGATGGAGCCCACCCTGCGCGCCGGGGACCGGGTGCTGGTGAACAGACTGGCGTACCGTTTCGGCGCCGACCCCGCACGCGGAGACATGATCGTCTTCGACGGCGACGGCTCCTTCGTCCAGGGCCCCGGCCAGGACACCGGGACCGACTTCGTCAAGCGCGTGGTGGGCGTGGGCGGCGACCGCGTGAAGTGCTGCGACAAGGAGGGCAGGGTCGAGGTGAACGGCGTACCCGTCGCGGAGCCCTATCTGTACCCCGGCGACACCCCGTCCCAGGTCCCCTTCGACATCGTCGTCCCGCAGGGCACCCTCTGGGTCATGGGCGACCACCGCAGCCAGTCCCGCGACTCCCGCGACCACCTCGGCGCCCCCGGCGGCGGCATGGTGCCCGTCGAACAGGTCGTCGGACGCGTCGCCTGGATCGCCTGGCCCGCCTCCCGCTGGGCCTCCCTCGACACCCCCACCGCCTTCGACGGCGTACCGGACGTGACGGCCACCGGCGGCGGCCATGGGTAG
- the rplS gene encoding 50S ribosomal protein L19 encodes MSHVLDAVNSASLRTDVPAFRPGDTVNVHVRVIEGNRSRIQQFKGVVIRRQGSGVSETFTVRKVSFSVGVERTFPVHSPIFEKIELVTRGDVRRAKLYYLRDLRGKAAKIKEKRDN; translated from the coding sequence ATGTCTCACGTGCTCGACGCCGTCAACTCCGCGTCCCTGCGCACCGACGTCCCGGCGTTCCGTCCCGGTGACACCGTGAACGTCCACGTTCGCGTCATCGAGGGCAACCGCTCCCGTATCCAGCAGTTCAAGGGCGTCGTCATCCGCCGCCAGGGCTCGGGCGTCTCCGAGACCTTCACGGTCCGCAAGGTCTCCTTCTCCGTCGGCGTCGAGCGCACCTTCCCGGTGCACAGCCCGATCTTCGAGAAGATCGAGCTCGTCACCCGCGGTGACGTCCGCCGTGCCAAGCTGTACTACCTGCGTGACCTGCGCGGCAAGGCCGCGAAGATCAAGGAGAAGCGCGACAACTGA
- the trmD gene encoding tRNA (guanosine(37)-N1)-methyltransferase TrmD yields the protein MRLDVVTIFPEYLEPLNVSLVGKARARGRLDVHVHDLRQWTYDRHHTVDDTPYGGGPGMVMKTEPWGEALDDTLAAGYEAGAHGPVLVVPTPSGRPFTQEVAVELSERPWLIFTPARYEGIDRRVIDEYATRMPVYEVSIGDYVLAGGEAAVLVVTEAVARLLPGVLGNAESHRDDSFAPGAMANLLEGPVYTKPPVWRGRGIPDVLLSGHHGKIARWRRDEAFRRTALNRPDLIERCDPASFDKKDRETLSILGWAPDPDGRFWRRPGAVEE from the coding sequence ATGCGCCTCGACGTCGTCACGATCTTCCCCGAGTACCTCGAACCGCTGAACGTCTCCCTCGTCGGCAAGGCACGCGCGCGTGGCCGCCTCGACGTCCACGTCCACGACCTGCGGCAGTGGACGTACGACCGGCACCACACCGTCGACGACACGCCCTACGGCGGCGGCCCCGGCATGGTCATGAAGACCGAGCCCTGGGGCGAGGCGCTCGACGACACCCTGGCCGCCGGCTACGAGGCCGGCGCCCACGGGCCCGTCCTCGTCGTCCCGACCCCCAGCGGCCGGCCCTTCACCCAGGAGGTCGCCGTCGAACTCTCCGAGCGGCCCTGGCTGATCTTCACGCCGGCCCGCTACGAGGGCATCGACCGCCGCGTCATCGACGAGTACGCCACCCGGATGCCCGTGTACGAGGTGTCCATCGGCGACTACGTGCTCGCCGGCGGCGAGGCCGCCGTCCTCGTCGTCACCGAGGCCGTGGCCCGCCTCCTGCCCGGCGTGCTCGGCAACGCCGAATCCCACCGGGACGACTCCTTCGCCCCCGGCGCCATGGCCAACCTGCTCGAGGGCCCCGTCTACACCAAGCCACCCGTCTGGCGCGGGCGCGGCATCCCCGACGTCCTCCTCAGCGGCCACCACGGCAAGATCGCACGGTGGCGGCGGGACGAGGCGTTCCGCCGTACCGCCCTCAACCGGCCCGACCTGATCGAGCGGTGCGACCCGGCCTCCTTCGACAAGAAGGACCGGGAGACCCTGTCCATCCTGGGCTGGGCCCCCGACCCCGACGGCCGATTTTGGCGCAGGCCCGGGGCCGTGGAAGAATAG
- the rimM gene encoding ribosome maturation factor RimM (Essential for efficient processing of 16S rRNA) gives MQLVVARIGRAHGIKGEVTVEVRTDEPELRLAPGAVLATDPASTGPLTIETGRVHSGRLLLRFEGVRDRNAAEALRNTLLIADVDPDERPDEPDEYYDHQLIDLDVVLADGTEVGRITEISHLPSQDLFVVERPDGSEVFVPFVEEIVLDIDLAEQKAVIDPPPGLIDERAEIASSHDTAQDAGEASRGGGETSGDDH, from the coding sequence GTGCAGTTGGTAGTCGCACGGATCGGCCGCGCCCACGGCATCAAGGGCGAGGTCACCGTCGAGGTGCGTACCGACGAGCCGGAGCTGCGGCTCGCCCCCGGCGCCGTACTGGCCACGGACCCCGCCTCCACCGGGCCCCTGACCATCGAGACCGGCCGGGTGCACAGCGGCCGGCTGCTGCTGCGGTTCGAGGGCGTACGCGACCGGAACGCCGCCGAGGCACTCCGCAACACCCTGCTGATCGCCGACGTCGACCCCGACGAGCGGCCCGACGAGCCCGACGAGTACTACGACCACCAGCTGATCGACCTCGACGTGGTCCTCGCCGACGGCACGGAGGTCGGCCGGATCACCGAGATCTCCCACCTGCCCTCGCAGGACCTGTTCGTCGTGGAGCGGCCCGACGGCAGCGAGGTCTTCGTCCCGTTCGTGGAGGAGATCGTCCTCGACATCGACCTCGCCGAGCAGAAGGCCGTCATCGACCCGCCCCCCGGCCTGATCGACGAGCGCGCGGAGATCGCCTCCTCCCACGACACCGCACAGGACGCCGGCGAGGCCTCGCGGGGCGGCGGCGAGACCTCCGGGGACGACCACTGA
- a CDS encoding RNA-binding protein, which translates to MLEEALEHLVKGIVDNPDDVQVASRNLRRGRVLEVRVHPDDLGKVIGRNGRTARALRTVVGAIGGRGVRVDLVDVDQVR; encoded by the coding sequence ATGCTCGAGGAGGCTCTCGAGCACCTCGTGAAGGGCATCGTCGACAACCCCGACGATGTGCAGGTCGCGTCCCGCAACCTGCGCCGTGGGCGGGTGCTCGAGGTCCGGGTCCACCCCGACGACCTCGGCAAGGTGATCGGCCGCAACGGCCGCACCGCGCGTGCCCTGCGTACCGTCGTGGGCGCCATCGGCGGCCGGGGAGTCCGTGTCGACCTCGTCGACGTGGACCAGGTTCGCTGA
- the rpsP gene encoding 30S ribosomal protein S16 has translation MAVKIKLKRLGKIRQPHYRIVVADSRTRRDGRAIEEIGLYHPTYNPSRIEVDSERAQYWLSVGAQPTEPVLAILKLTGDWQKHKGLPAPEKPLLAPATKEDKRASFEAFAKSIEGDDTKGEAITPKAKKADKKADEAEAASTESTEA, from the coding sequence GTGGCAGTCAAGATCAAGCTGAAGCGTCTCGGCAAGATTCGCCAGCCCCACTACCGCATCGTCGTCGCCGACTCCCGCACCCGCCGTGACGGCCGGGCCATCGAGGAGATCGGTCTGTACCACCCGACGTACAACCCCTCGCGCATCGAGGTCGACTCGGAGCGTGCGCAGTACTGGCTGTCCGTCGGCGCCCAGCCGACCGAGCCGGTTCTCGCCATCCTGAAGCTGACCGGCGACTGGCAGAAGCACAAGGGCCTGCCGGCTCCCGAGAAGCCGCTGCTCGCCCCGGCCACCAAGGAAGACAAGCGCGCTTCCTTCGAGGCGTTCGCCAAGAGCATCGAGGGCGACGACACCAAGGGTGAGGCCATCACCCCGAAGGCGAAGAAGGCCGACAAGAAGGCGGACGAGGCCGAGGCCGCGTCCACCGAGTCGACCGAGGCCTGA
- a CDS encoding methyltransferase domain-containing protein — protein sequence MTPMLVRHHPHPASAPRSTDAPGRARDWAEIQERMLVPLYEAVYEHLEVGTGTRLLGLGCGSGLALLMAAARGAQVTGVDTDQARVDLARERLLPDPGATQGGGRRTSGPTLQTKLLYGGPDEAAADTTRPAYNLVTAFQPIGCTAGDADGLVPTLTAAVRLAERGSAVVLAGWGPPERCATSGVLRVAGRLTERLRTGGGWRPALRDDLEEVAGRAGLHPDGSGRVACPFGYADTDSAVRGLLSTGLFDAAVEASDLATVEKEITEALHPHIRQDGTVWMPNVFRYLVARIP from the coding sequence ATGACACCTATGCTCGTCCGGCACCACCCCCACCCGGCCTCGGCCCCCAGGTCGACGGACGCGCCAGGGCGCGCCCGCGACTGGGCGGAGATCCAGGAGCGGATGCTCGTCCCGCTCTACGAAGCGGTGTACGAGCATCTGGAGGTCGGCACCGGGACGCGGCTCCTGGGTCTCGGATGCGGCTCGGGGCTCGCGCTGCTCATGGCCGCCGCGCGCGGCGCCCAGGTCACGGGCGTCGACACCGACCAGGCGCGCGTCGACCTGGCCCGGGAGCGGCTGCTCCCCGACCCGGGCGCCACGCAGGGCGGCGGACGGCGCACGAGCGGGCCCACCCTCCAGACCAAGCTGCTGTACGGCGGCCCGGACGAGGCCGCCGCGGACACCACCCGTCCGGCGTACAACCTCGTCACGGCCTTCCAGCCGATCGGCTGTACCGCGGGCGACGCCGACGGGCTCGTCCCCACCCTGACGGCGGCCGTCCGGCTGGCAGAGCGCGGCAGCGCCGTCGTCCTGGCCGGCTGGGGGCCGCCCGAGCGGTGCGCCACCTCGGGCGTACTGCGGGTGGCGGGCCGGCTCACCGAGCGGCTGCGCACCGGAGGCGGCTGGCGGCCGGCGCTGCGCGACGACCTGGAGGAGGTGGCCGGCCGGGCCGGGCTCCACCCCGACGGCTCGGGCCGGGTGGCGTGCCCCTTCGGCTACGCGGACACGGACAGCGCCGTGCGGGGGCTGCTCTCGACGGGGCTCTTCGACGCCGCGGTCGAGGCGTCGGACCTGGCGACCGTGGAGAAGGAGATCACCGAGGCCCTCCACCCGCACATCCGGCAGGACGGGACGGTGTGGATGCCGAACGTCTTCCGGTACCTGGTCGCCAGAATCCCCTGA
- the ftsH gene encoding ATP-dependent zinc metalloprotease FtsH, which yields MTSSVPPRDRTDQPWRSEGAPPPPPAKRKMPGGWVGLLLTALALFLLTNLVLSLFNGGDEPTVSYTEFSRQVEAGNVSKIYAKGDAIEGELKRKQPVPGGEGDYTKFTTQRPAFADDKLWAELTAQKVTVTAEPVVERPSFLANLLFSLAPIVLLVVLWLFVARRMSTGLGAGGMLGRKAPPKPVELEAGRRTTFDDVAGIDEVEGELNDVVDFLKNPQDYWRMGAKMPGGVLLSGPPGTGKTLLARAVAGEAGVPFFSASASEFIEMIVGVGASRVRELFNEARKVAPAIIFIDEIDTIGRARGAGAGMGGHDEREQTLNQILTEMDGFSGAEGVIVIAATNRADVLDPALTRPGRFDRIVNVSPPDRGGREAILRIHTRDIPLAEDVDLALVARTTPGMTGAELANLANEAALLAVKRRQQRVTRSDLSDALEKVQLGAERQLVMPVEERRRTAYHESGHALLGMLQPGADPVRKVTIVPRGRALGVTLSTPETDKYAYTEEYLRGRIIGALGGMAAEEVVFGVVTTGSESDLEQVTNMARGMVGRWGMSGRVGRLTAIPSDAQQAYGLSAAPATLDTVDSEMRRIVDECYESACRLLRENRDRLDALAAALLENETLDETAAYRAAGVTRLTKDGDSAGDSDGAGTPEGPGGRLPPPPGP from the coding sequence GTGACCAGTTCCGTGCCGCCACGCGACCGCACCGACCAGCCCTGGCGCTCCGAGGGTGCGCCGCCGCCACCGCCGGCGAAGCGGAAGATGCCCGGTGGCTGGGTGGGCCTGCTGCTCACGGCGCTCGCGCTGTTCCTCCTCACCAACCTGGTGCTGTCGCTGTTCAACGGCGGCGACGAGCCGACCGTCTCGTACACCGAGTTCAGCAGGCAGGTGGAGGCGGGGAACGTCAGCAAGATCTACGCCAAGGGCGACGCCATCGAGGGCGAGCTGAAGAGGAAGCAGCCCGTGCCGGGCGGCGAGGGCGACTACACCAAGTTCACGACGCAGCGGCCGGCCTTCGCCGACGACAAGCTGTGGGCGGAGCTGACGGCCCAGAAGGTCACCGTGACGGCGGAGCCGGTGGTGGAGCGGCCCAGCTTCCTGGCCAATCTGCTGTTCTCACTGGCGCCGATCGTGCTGCTCGTCGTGTTGTGGCTGTTCGTGGCCCGGCGGATGAGTACGGGGCTCGGCGCGGGCGGCATGCTCGGGCGCAAGGCGCCGCCGAAGCCCGTCGAGCTGGAGGCCGGGCGGCGTACCACGTTCGACGACGTCGCCGGTATCGACGAGGTCGAGGGTGAGCTGAACGACGTCGTCGACTTCCTGAAGAACCCGCAGGACTACTGGCGGATGGGCGCGAAGATGCCCGGCGGTGTGCTGCTGTCGGGCCCGCCCGGCACGGGCAAGACGCTGCTGGCGCGGGCGGTGGCGGGGGAGGCGGGGGTGCCGTTCTTCTCGGCGTCGGCGTCCGAGTTCATCGAGATGATCGTCGGTGTGGGCGCCTCACGGGTGCGGGAGCTGTTCAACGAGGCCCGCAAGGTGGCCCCGGCGATCATCTTCATCGACGAGATCGACACGATCGGCCGGGCCCGGGGCGCGGGCGCCGGCATGGGCGGTCACGACGAGCGCGAGCAGACGCTGAACCAGATCCTCACGGAGATGGACGGCTTCTCCGGCGCGGAGGGTGTGATCGTCATCGCGGCCACCAACCGGGCCGACGTGCTGGACCCGGCGCTGACCCGGCCGGGCCGGTTCGACCGGATCGTCAACGTGAGCCCGCCGGACCGGGGCGGCCGGGAGGCGATCCTGCGGATCCACACGCGGGACATCCCGCTCGCCGAGGACGTCGACCTGGCGCTGGTGGCCCGCACGACGCCCGGCATGACCGGTGCGGAACTCGCCAATCTCGCCAACGAGGCGGCGCTCCTCGCGGTCAAGCGGCGTCAGCAGCGCGTCACCCGGTCGGACCTGTCCGACGCGCTGGAGAAGGTGCAGCTGGGCGCCGAGCGGCAGCTCGTCATGCCGGTCGAGGAGCGGCGCCGTACCGCGTACCACGAGAGCGGGCACGCCCTGCTCGGGATGCTCCAGCCGGGTGCCGACCCGGTGCGGAAGGTGACGATCGTGCCGCGCGGGCGGGCGCTCGGCGTGACCCTGTCGACGCCCGAGACCGACAAGTACGCGTACACGGAGGAGTACCTGCGGGGGCGGATCATCGGCGCCCTGGGCGGCATGGCGGCCGAGGAGGTGGTCTTCGGGGTCGTCACGACCGGCTCGGAGAGCGACCTGGAGCAGGTGACGAACATGGCCCGGGGCATGGTCGGCCGGTGGGGGATGAGCGGTCGGGTGGGCCGGCTCACCGCGATCCCGTCCGACGCGCAGCAGGCGTACGGGCTGTCGGCGGCGCCCGCGACGCTGGACACCGTGGACAGCGAGATGCGCCGCATCGTCGACGAGTGCTACGAGAGCGCGTGCCGGCTCCTCCGCGAGAACCGCGACCGACTGGACGCTCTGGCCGCGGCGCTGCTGGAGAACGAGACGCTGGACGAGACGGCGGCCTACCGCGCCGCGGGCGTCACCCGGCTCACCAAGGACGGCGACTCGGCCGGCGACTCGGACGGCGCCGGGACTCCGGAGGGCCCGGGTGGGCGGCTCCCGCCGCCCCCGGGCCCTTGA
- the ffh gene encoding signal recognition particle protein — MFDTLSDRLSATFKNLRGKGRLSEADIDATAREIRIALLEADVALPVVRAFIKQIKERALGVEVSQALNPAQQVIKIVNEELIGILGGETRRLRFAKTAPTVIMLAGLQGAGKTTLAGKLGKWLKGQGHSPLLVACDLQRPNAVNQLSVVAERAGVGVYAPEPGNGVGDPVQVAKNSIEYARTKQYDIVIVDTAGRLGIDQEMMQQAADIRDAVSPDEILFVVDAMIGQDAVNTAEAFRDGVGFDGVVLSKLDGDARGGAALSIAHVTGRQIMFASNGEKLDDFDAFHPDRMASRILGMGDVLSLIEKAEQTFSQEEAAKMASKLASSKGKDFTLDDFLAQMEQVRKMGSISKLLGMLPGMAQMRDQINNIDERDVDRTAAIIKSMTPGERQDPTIINGSRRARIARGSGVEVSAVKSLVERFFEARKMMSRMAQGGGLPGMPGIPGMGGGAGRQKKQQKQAKGKRRSGNPMKRKAEEQAAAARREQQAQQGGAAFGLPGGQPGQDFELPDEFKKFMG, encoded by the coding sequence GTGTTCGATACCCTCTCCGACCGCCTCTCCGCGACTTTCAAGAATCTGCGAGGCAAAGGCAGGTTGTCCGAGGCGGACATCGACGCCACCGCCCGTGAGATCCGCATCGCCCTGCTCGAGGCCGACGTCGCCCTGCCCGTCGTCCGCGCCTTCATCAAGCAGATCAAGGAGAGGGCCCTCGGCGTCGAGGTCTCGCAGGCGCTGAACCCGGCCCAGCAGGTCATCAAGATCGTCAACGAGGAGCTCATCGGCATCCTCGGTGGCGAGACCCGCCGCCTCCGGTTCGCCAAGACCGCGCCGACCGTGATCATGCTGGCCGGCCTCCAGGGTGCCGGTAAGACCACGCTCGCCGGAAAGCTCGGCAAGTGGCTCAAGGGCCAGGGGCACTCGCCCCTCCTCGTCGCCTGTGACCTCCAGCGCCCCAACGCCGTCAACCAGCTGAGCGTCGTCGCCGAGCGCGCCGGCGTGGGCGTGTACGCGCCGGAGCCGGGCAACGGTGTCGGCGACCCGGTCCAGGTCGCGAAGAACTCGATCGAGTACGCGCGGACCAAGCAGTACGACATCGTCATCGTCGACACCGCCGGCCGCCTGGGCATCGACCAGGAGATGATGCAGCAGGCCGCGGACATCAGGGACGCGGTCAGCCCCGACGAGATCCTCTTCGTCGTCGACGCGATGATCGGTCAGGACGCCGTCAACACGGCCGAGGCGTTCCGCGACGGCGTCGGCTTCGACGGCGTCGTCCTGTCGAAGCTCGACGGTGACGCCCGCGGTGGTGCCGCCCTGTCGATCGCGCACGTCACCGGCCGCCAGATCATGTTCGCCTCCAACGGCGAGAAGCTGGACGACTTCGACGCGTTCCACCCGGACCGCATGGCGTCCCGCATCCTCGGCATGGGTGACGTCCTGTCGCTGATCGAGAAGGCCGAGCAGACCTTCAGCCAGGAAGAGGCCGCCAAGATGGCCTCCAAGCTGGCGAGCAGCAAGGGCAAGGACTTCACGCTCGACGACTTCCTGGCCCAGATGGAGCAGGTCCGCAAGATGGGCTCCATCTCGAAGCTGCTGGGCATGCTGCCCGGTATGGCCCAGATGCGGGACCAGATCAACAACATCGACGAGCGGGACGTCGACCGCACCGCCGCCATCATCAAGTCGATGACCCCGGGCGAGCGCCAGGACCCGACGATCATCAACGGCTCGCGCCGGGCGCGTATCGCGCGGGGTTCGGGCGTCGAGGTGAGCGCGGTGAAGTCGCTCGTGGAGCGGTTCTTCGAGGCCCGCAAGATGATGTCGCGCATGGCGCAGGGCGGTGGCCTGCCGGGCATGCCGGGGATCCCGGGCATGGGCGGCGGTGCCGGCCGGCAGAAGAAGCAGCAGAAGCAGGCCAAGGGCAAGCGGCGCAGCGGCAACCCGATGAAGCGGAAGGCCGAGGAGCAGGCCGCCGCCGCGCGCCGGGAGCAGCAGGCGCAGCAGGGTGGTGCGGCGTTCGGGCTGCCGGGTGGTCAGCCGGGGCAGGACTTCGAGCTGCCGGACGAGTTCAAGAAGTTCATGGGCTGA